From a region of the Malania oleifera isolate guangnan ecotype guangnan chromosome 12, ASM2987363v1, whole genome shotgun sequence genome:
- the LOC131144371 gene encoding WAT1-related protein At3g28050-like — protein sequence MKKALPFVGMVMAEVAQVGLMEVGKEAMNNGMSSLVFVLYSNALASLILLPCSFLFHRSDRPPVTFRLLCGFFLLGVLGCFAQVFGYAGINLSSPTLGTTMLNLIPAITFLLAIIFRMEKLEWRSSSSLAKFIGTLASVSGAFIVTLYKGPPILRTSLHLNLPLQLYSQQSNWVIGGLLLTADCVMASAFLIVQALILKKYPAELTVVFYYCFFVAIQSAIISLIMERDPSAWSLKPNMRLFAVLYSAVFGSVFQLGVSTWCLHRTGPLFVAMFKPIGIVVAVAIGIMFLGDGFYLGSFVGAIVIVTGFYFVMWGKAKEQKMGEDNGVRSLESKSEGAFLLQNYIEETEGFVR from the exons atgaagaaagcTCTGCCGTTTGTGGGTATGGTGATGGCGGAAGTTGCTCAGGTGGGATTGATGGAAGTGGGCAAAGAAGCCATGAATAATGGGATGAGCAGCTTGGTCTTCGTCCTCTACTCTAATGCCCTCGCCTCCCTTATTCTCCTTCCTTGTTCGTTTCTCTTCCACAG ATCCGATCGTCCCCCGGTGACCTTCCGTCTCCTCTGCGGATTCTTCTTGCTTGGTGTGTTGGG TTGCTTTGCGCAGGTATTTGGTTATGCTGGTATCAATTTGAGCTCCCCTACACTTGGCACAACTATGCTTAACCTCATTCCAGCTATTACCTTCCTACTTGCCATCATTTTcag GATGGAAAAGCTTGAATGGAGAAGCTCAAGTAGCTTAGCCAAATTTATAGGAACTCTAGCCTCAGTCAGTGGGGCATTCATTGTGACATTGTATAAGGGCCCTCCTATTCTGAGAACATCCTTGCATTTGAACCTGCCTCTTCAACTTTACTCCCAACAATCTAACTGGGTGATTGGAGGGTTGCTGCTCACAGCTGATTGTGTCATGGCTTCAGCTTTTCTTATTGTACAG GCATTGATCCTTAAGAAATACCCAGCAGAGCTGACTGTAGTCTTCTATTATTGTTTCTTTGTGGCCATTCAATCTGCTATAATCTCCTTGATCATGGAAAGAGACCCAAGTGCTTGGAGCCTAAAACCGAACATGAGGTTATTTGCAGTTCTATACTCA GCAGTTTTTGGCTCTGTATTCCAACTCGGTGTTTCAACATGGTGCCTCCATAGAACGGGCCCCCTTTTTGTTGCTATGTTCAAGCCAATAGGAATTGTTGTTGCAGTTGCCATCGGCATAATGTTTCTAGGAGATGGTTTTTACCTTGGAAG TTTCGTTGGAGCAATTGTGATCGTTACTGGGTTCTACTTTGTGATGTGGGGAAAAGCCAAAGAGCAGAAGATGGGCGAGGACAATGGGGTAAGGAGCTTGGAATCAAAAAGCGAAGGGGCCTTTCTCTTGCAAAATTATATTGAAGAGACAGAAGGATTTGTACGATGA